A genome region from Ammoniphilus oxalaticus includes the following:
- the spoIIE gene encoding stage II sporulation protein E: protein MFRIQALANEMGQRLVVPIKELWAKINLWVESWIQRLGLFYILMGYLLGRALILQDLAPFAAAYFIVIYFLRKDKLLLTALALLLGAASHSTSHAVFILFNLAIAFAILKFQEKRQRKELNHAPFIVFASLFFSHIVYNLFARDLSLYTTVMSTVEAVLAAVLTLIFVQSLPFLTNKKYHHELKTEEIVCMVILLASVMTGTLGWSIAGVSAQGALAKYLVLAIAFVGGGAIGATVGVITGIIVSLADVNLVEQISLLAFAGLLAGLMKEGKRAGSALGMLVGASIFILYIGDKQSILLSSIETTVAISLFLITPSRLFHSMARFVPGTEENEDSQYEYMRKVRDVTVQKILKFSTVFQELSNAFTQVTLQNKSEQEEQIDSHEFLARVTERSCQTCWKKEKCWSEAQTEGTIQMLGELIYQLDTYGEIDAERIKNYEYHQQCVNKDRLEQVIYDEYFEIQEGLFLQKQVRESRELVADQLLGVSKVMNNFASELKREGIDLSLQEQQVLGALENIGLSVQRVNILSLEQDQVDIEITQPVCDGHAQCESIIAPMLTSIIGENITVKSKDCDSTGEGACVIILGSEKNFNVACYGTGIAMDGRLVSGDCFMTKELGSGKYIMAISDGMGNGDRAHLESTATLQLLKELLDAGLDESLAIKSVNTVLSLRSPDEIFATVDLAIIDQYSGNTKFIKTGSNPSFIKRGKEVLTITANNLPIGIIEDIDVDVVTERLKPGDLLIMVSDGLLEAHEQIENKEMWFKRIVSELDTDDPEEIADILLERVIRGKFGEIDDDMTILVSRLDPFVPKWGTFPIPGIEPLQRPKRVS, encoded by the coding sequence ATGTTTCGTATCCAGGCGTTAGCTAATGAAATGGGTCAAAGGCTGGTCGTTCCCATCAAAGAGCTATGGGCCAAAATTAACTTGTGGGTTGAAAGCTGGATACAAAGATTAGGTCTTTTTTATATTTTAATGGGTTATTTATTGGGGCGAGCCCTCATTTTACAAGATCTTGCCCCATTCGCGGCAGCGTATTTTATTGTTATTTACTTTTTACGAAAGGACAAGCTGTTGCTTACAGCGTTGGCCCTACTGTTAGGAGCCGCGTCTCACTCAACTTCTCATGCTGTATTTATTTTGTTTAATCTAGCTATTGCTTTTGCTATTTTAAAATTTCAAGAAAAGAGACAGCGGAAGGAGTTAAATCACGCTCCCTTCATCGTGTTTGCTTCACTCTTCTTTAGTCATATTGTTTATAATTTATTTGCCCGCGATCTATCGCTATATACGACGGTAATGAGTACAGTGGAAGCGGTTTTAGCAGCGGTGCTAACGCTTATCTTTGTCCAATCACTTCCGTTCTTAACGAATAAAAAATATCATCATGAGTTAAAAACAGAGGAAATCGTTTGTATGGTCATTTTACTCGCGTCAGTTATGACTGGGACGTTAGGGTGGTCGATTGCGGGCGTTTCAGCGCAAGGCGCATTAGCGAAATACTTAGTATTGGCGATTGCGTTTGTTGGCGGTGGGGCAATTGGCGCGACCGTTGGTGTTATTACGGGAATCATTGTAAGTCTAGCCGATGTTAACTTAGTGGAACAAATCAGTTTGCTGGCGTTTGCAGGTCTGTTGGCTGGATTAATGAAAGAGGGGAAACGGGCGGGTTCGGCCCTTGGGATGTTGGTCGGCGCTTCGATCTTTATTTTATACATAGGGGACAAGCAGTCGATTCTTCTGTCTAGTATCGAAACAACTGTAGCGATCTCACTGTTTTTAATCACGCCAAGTCGATTGTTTCATAGTATGGCTCGGTTTGTGCCAGGCACGGAGGAAAACGAAGACTCACAATACGAATATATGCGCAAAGTGCGTGATGTAACGGTTCAAAAAATTTTGAAGTTTTCAACGGTCTTTCAAGAGTTGTCAAATGCGTTTACACAGGTTACGTTACAAAATAAAAGCGAGCAGGAGGAACAAATCGATTCTCATGAATTTTTGGCGAGGGTAACCGAGCGATCGTGTCAAACATGTTGGAAAAAGGAAAAGTGTTGGTCAGAGGCGCAAACGGAAGGTACGATTCAAATGTTAGGGGAGTTGATTTATCAATTAGATACGTATGGCGAAATCGATGCCGAAAGGATCAAGAACTATGAATATCACCAACAGTGTGTCAATAAAGATCGATTAGAGCAGGTCATTTATGATGAGTATTTTGAAATTCAAGAGGGGTTGTTTTTACAAAAGCAGGTGCGTGAAAGTCGGGAATTGGTCGCCGATCAGTTGTTAGGTGTATCGAAAGTGATGAACAACTTCGCTAGTGAATTAAAGAGGGAAGGAATTGACTTGTCCCTGCAGGAACAACAAGTTCTTGGAGCCCTTGAGAACATTGGGTTATCTGTGCAACGCGTCAATATTTTGAGTTTGGAACAAGATCAAGTCGATATTGAAATTACACAACCTGTATGTGATGGGCATGCTCAGTGTGAAAGCATCATTGCTCCGATGTTAACATCAATTATTGGCGAGAATATTACAGTCAAAAGCAAGGATTGTGATTCGACTGGAGAAGGGGCATGTGTCATTATTCTCGGGTCGGAGAAAAACTTTAACGTTGCTTGCTACGGAACTGGAATTGCGATGGACGGTCGTCTTGTCTCAGGAGATTGTTTTATGACAAAGGAACTAGGCAGCGGAAAATACATTATGGCGATCAGTGATGGAATGGGCAACGGGGATCGAGCTCATTTGGAAAGCACAGCGACACTGCAATTGTTGAAAGAGTTGTTGGATGCGGGGCTGGATGAATCGCTCGCCATCAAGTCAGTCAATACCGTATTATCCTTACGCTCCCCTGATGAGATATTTGCGACAGTGGATTTAGCGATCATAGACCAATATTCAGGAAATACAAAATTTATTAAAACAGGATCGAACCCAAGCTTTATTAAAAGAGGAAAAGAAGTTTTAACAATTACGGCAAATAATTTACCGATTGGAATCATCGAGGATATTGATGTTGATGTCGTAACGGAAAGGTTGAAGCCGGGTGACCTTTTAATTATGGTTAGTGACGGGTTACTAGAGGCGCATGAGCAAATTGAAAATAAGGAGATGTGGTTCAAAAGAATCGTATCTGAATTAGACACAGATGATCCTGAAGAAATTGCGGATATCCTTTTAGAGAGGGTCATTCGGGGGAAATTTGGCGAGATTGATGATGACATGACCATTCTTGTTTCTCGACTAGATCCATTTGTGCCAAAGTGGGGTACTTTCCCAATCCCAGGAATTGAACCTTTGCAACGTCCTAAACGAGTGAGTTAA
- a CDS encoding FtsB family cell division protein — protein MLIIIPFCLWAGLTWYDQEAALAEKRQDMIKVAQSLDQVKLENEELTYQVNRLHDTEYIAEIARRDYHLSKPGEVIFITPE, from the coding sequence TTGTTAATTATCATTCCCTTTTGCCTATGGGCAGGACTTACCTGGTATGACCAAGAGGCCGCGCTTGCGGAAAAAAGGCAGGACATGATCAAAGTAGCTCAATCGTTAGACCAGGTAAAATTGGAGAATGAAGAGCTGACGTATCAGGTCAATAGACTCCATGATACCGAGTACATAGCTGAAATCGCAAGAAGGGACTATCACCTTTCTAAACCGGGGGAAGTCATTTTTATTACGCCTGAATAA
- the yabQ gene encoding spore cortex biosynthesis protein YabQ: MSIEIQAITMLLMVGCGMTMGLLYDTYRVMKGQTGLRGWLVIICDLLFWASCLFLVFGTLLRVNEGIVRLYLFLGMGLGAWLYFSLFTSFYIKWFLRLIQLVKAIYRFMTRLCQVLLIKPLIFIYQTALAIIIAIALFLWRVILFIYSFIKRIVTPIGTGSKKWSKKITGGAKKKGAGFSRRLAKIVKLKGKKSKKKDEDDEHDEKDE, from the coding sequence GTGAGTATAGAAATTCAAGCGATAACCATGCTGCTAATGGTTGGCTGCGGAATGACGATGGGGTTGTTGTATGACACCTATAGAGTGATGAAAGGTCAGACCGGGCTTCGCGGATGGTTAGTAATCATCTGCGATCTTTTGTTTTGGGCAAGCTGTCTTTTCCTCGTATTTGGCACACTGTTAAGAGTGAATGAGGGGATTGTGCGGCTTTATCTGTTTTTAGGAATGGGTCTTGGGGCTTGGCTTTATTTTAGTTTATTTACTTCTTTTTATATTAAATGGTTTTTACGGTTGATTCAGCTTGTAAAGGCTATTTATCGCTTTATGACCCGATTATGTCAGGTATTACTCATTAAGCCGCTTATTTTTATTTATCAAACCGCATTGGCGATCATTATCGCGATTGCTCTCTTTTTATGGAGGGTCATTCTGTTCATTTATAGCTTTATTAAAAGGATAGTGACTCCGATAGGAACGGGTTCAAAGAAGTGGAGCAAAAAGATTACAGGCGGCGCAAAAAAGAAAGGAGCAGGATTTTCAAGACGTTTGGCGAAAATAGTAAAGTTGAAAGGGAAAAAGTCCAAAAAGAAAGATGAGGACGATGAACACGATGAAAAAGATGAATGA
- the yabP gene encoding sporulation protein YabP: MAEAKKNPRHEVTMFNRKKLEISGVLNVESFDSEEFLLETECGFLCIKGQNLHMKNLSLETGQVSIEGYVHDFGYSNESQGGSKGKGLMGRLFK, encoded by the coding sequence ATGGCAGAGGCAAAGAAAAATCCTCGACATGAAGTAACGATGTTCAACCGTAAGAAGCTTGAAATATCAGGGGTATTAAATGTAGAAAGTTTCGATAGCGAAGAATTTTTGTTGGAAACAGAATGCGGATTTCTTTGTATTAAAGGTCAAAACTTACACATGAAGAATTTAAGTTTAGAAACAGGCCAAGTATCGATTGAAGGCTATGTGCACGATTTTGGGTATTCAAATGAAAGTCAAGGGGGCTCTAAAGGCAAAGGATTGATGGGCAGGTTATTTAAGTGA
- a CDS encoding nuclease-related domain-containing protein, whose translation MIRKPLNLPLQVQVEEALLRRLSPRHKKRPEITARLQKGWAGYVGEQQLAYHLNFLSEQEYDLFFDLRLVANKKMCQLDALIVSPHALFVVESKNFLGELLYDQHTRRFIRKYQNQETSFPDPIMQLNRQRAVLTDWLRTQRISIPIAGLVLIGNSTSMLKTNEGSNDIYRQMLFAEQIPDQIPDQIRHITQAQYKQKVLTPYKL comes from the coding sequence ATGATTAGAAAGCCGCTCAATTTACCGCTGCAGGTTCAGGTGGAAGAAGCTTTACTTAGACGATTGTCGCCCCGCCATAAAAAACGGCCAGAAATTACAGCTCGTTTACAAAAAGGTTGGGCCGGGTATGTGGGTGAACAGCAGTTAGCTTACCATCTGAACTTTTTAAGTGAACAGGAATATGACCTATTTTTTGATCTAAGACTGGTTGCGAATAAAAAGATGTGTCAATTAGATGCTTTGATCGTTTCTCCGCATGCGTTATTCGTTGTTGAATCTAAAAACTTCCTCGGGGAGCTCCTTTATGATCAGCATACGAGACGTTTTATTCGGAAATATCAAAATCAGGAAACCTCTTTTCCCGACCCAATTATGCAACTGAATAGACAGCGCGCCGTTCTTACCGATTGGTTGCGAACTCAACGCATCTCGATTCCCATCGCAGGATTAGTCTTGATCGGTAATTCCACATCCATGTTGAAGACAAATGAAGGTTCCAACGATATTTACCGCCAAATGCTCTTCGCGGAACAAATCCCCGATCAAATCCCCGATCAAATCCGCCACATAACACAAGCGCAATACAAGCAAAAAGTCCTGACTCCTTACAAGTTATGA
- a CDS encoding RNA-binding S4 domain-containing protein has translation MRLDKYLKVSRLIKRRTMAKEVCDKGRVQLNGRPAKSGSAVKVGDELEIRYGNKLATVKIERIVDTTRKEEAATMYTLVSEERIERQEETNDADYPW, from the coding sequence TTGCGTTTAGACAAGTATCTAAAAGTATCACGCTTAATTAAAAGACGAACGATGGCTAAAGAGGTCTGTGACAAGGGAAGGGTTCAACTTAATGGGCGCCCAGCTAAATCGGGCAGCGCTGTAAAAGTTGGGGACGAGCTGGAGATCCGTTACGGCAATAAATTAGCGACGGTTAAAATTGAAAGAATCGTGGATACGACAAGGAAAGAGGAAGCCGCCACGATGTACACGCTCGTTTCCGAGGAACGGATCGAGCGGCAAGAGGAAACGAACGACGCTGATTACCCTTGGTAA
- the mazG gene encoding nucleoside triphosphate pyrophosphohydrolase, with protein MGKITVIGLGAGDINQLTLGTYETIKAAEQLYVRTEQHPVVAQLREQGIKIVSYDSLYEQVAEFAEVYERIANELIEKACDGQTLLFAAPGHPLVAEQTTLLLLEKGAQRGIEVDIQGGQSFLDPLFSALRVDPSEGFTLLDALSLDKKLLNPWAHLIITQVYDDLTAADVKLTLMDVYPDDYEITFVSAAGVAGQEKVSKMPLYELDHQWQGVDNLAAVYVPPTAEDVILNRQFNALREIIAILRGPEGCPWDREQTHQSIRKHLIEEAYEVLETIDDDDPEAMCEELGDLLMQVMLHAQIAEDNGDFMIDDIIFELNEKLIRRHPHVFGAKRANTGEEAVVNWDQIKMREKEAKGIDLTRRSLLDGIPRGLPGLMVAYELSKRASKVGFDWDQVQDVYAKIEEELEEVKTAESWEHAKEEVGDLLFAAANLARFLKIDPEEALALTNRKFKQRFQYIENTLNKPLPEATLDEMEALWQEAKRK; from the coding sequence ATGGGTAAAATAACGGTTATTGGACTTGGAGCCGGTGATATCAATCAATTAACATTAGGTACATATGAAACAATAAAAGCGGCTGAACAATTGTATGTAAGAACGGAACAACACCCTGTTGTTGCCCAGTTGCGAGAACAAGGCATTAAGATTGTTTCCTATGATTCGTTATATGAACAAGTCGCTGAGTTTGCGGAAGTCTATGAAAGGATCGCGAATGAGCTGATCGAAAAGGCCTGTGACGGACAAACTCTCTTATTTGCCGCGCCAGGACATCCGCTTGTTGCAGAACAGACAACGCTACTGTTGCTTGAAAAAGGCGCGCAACGAGGCATTGAGGTCGATATACAAGGCGGACAAAGTTTTCTTGATCCATTATTTTCTGCGTTGCGGGTAGATCCTTCTGAAGGGTTTACTCTGCTTGATGCGCTTAGTTTAGATAAAAAGTTGTTGAATCCGTGGGCGCACCTGATTATCACTCAAGTATATGATGATTTGACGGCTGCCGATGTGAAATTAACGCTCATGGATGTTTATCCTGATGATTACGAAATAACATTTGTGAGCGCTGCGGGAGTGGCGGGACAAGAGAAAGTGAGTAAAATGCCTTTGTACGAGTTGGACCACCAGTGGCAAGGTGTCGATAATCTGGCTGCTGTATACGTTCCACCGACGGCGGAAGACGTAATCTTGAATCGACAGTTTAATGCCCTCCGCGAAATTATTGCAATCTTGCGTGGGCCCGAGGGCTGTCCGTGGGACCGCGAACAAACGCATCAGTCTATTCGCAAACACTTGATTGAGGAAGCCTATGAGGTGTTGGAGACGATCGATGATGATGATCCTGAAGCGATGTGTGAAGAATTGGGCGATTTGCTGATGCAAGTAATGTTACACGCCCAGATTGCGGAAGATAATGGGGATTTTATGATCGACGACATTATTTTTGAGTTGAACGAAAAGCTCATTCGTCGTCATCCTCATGTGTTTGGAGCAAAACGGGCGAACACGGGAGAGGAAGCAGTCGTTAATTGGGATCAAATCAAAATGCGGGAAAAGGAAGCAAAGGGCATCGATTTGACACGGCGGTCTTTACTGGATGGGATTCCGCGAGGGCTGCCTGGTTTGATGGTTGCCTATGAACTTTCAAAAAGGGCCTCAAAGGTTGGATTTGATTGGGACCAGGTTCAGGATGTTTATGCTAAAATTGAAGAAGAGCTGGAAGAAGTAAAAACAGCTGAATCTTGGGAACACGCAAAGGAGGAGGTTGGGGACCTGTTGTTTGCCGCTGCCAATTTAGCGCGTTTTTTAAAGATCGACCCAGAGGAAGCGTTAGCTTTAACCAATCGCAAATTTAAACAAAGGTTCCAGTATATCGAAAATACATTGAATAAGCCGCTGCCTGAGGCAACATTGGATGAGATGGAGGCGCTTTGGCAAGAGGCGAAGCGAAAGTAG
- a CDS encoding putative polysaccharide biosynthesis protein, whose protein sequence is MSKKVDGSTFLKGAAILGLASLFSKMLGLIYRIPYQNITGDLGYYVYTQVYPLYGTLLILATAGFPIAISKMVSEKLALGDVYGVRKVFRVSVVTLVFTGLITFAGLYSAADWIALKMGNHQLALPIRSVSFALLIVPPMAAMRGYFQGHQNMAPTAISQISEQFVRVATIIFLAYWFMNTTGNEYLAGAGAVFGAFTGALTGFLVLLVFWRHNKKAQVITVDADAARRFPEESSLSLIKRILYYAIPICFGALVLPLLQLSDSFTVANLLVKTGYPAEEANILKGIFDRGQPLVSFGAFFATALSLSLVPAISEANARRAYATIQNRAELALRLTLMIGLPTSIGLAVVAEPVNIMLYQNNEGTLALIVLSFTTIFSTLGITSAGILQGLGKVILPARNLLVGVLFKVGLNMIFIPILGITGASLATVIAYAVATALNLRAVVRYTNIKIRFQSFFIKPLLAVLMMAIVVLAVERLSMNIFVDVISSYRLYFSVVAFISVLTGAIAYGIALLISGSITKTDMQLIPKVNKIVPLLSKLHLLREK, encoded by the coding sequence ATGTCAAAAAAGGTGGATGGATCTACCTTTCTAAAAGGGGCGGCAATTTTAGGGTTAGCTTCCTTGTTTTCAAAGATGCTCGGGTTGATCTATCGCATCCCGTATCAGAACATCACTGGGGATTTGGGGTACTATGTTTATACGCAAGTGTATCCTTTATATGGAACATTGTTAATTTTAGCAACGGCTGGTTTTCCAATTGCAATTTCCAAAATGGTGTCTGAAAAATTAGCCTTGGGCGATGTATATGGTGTTCGCAAAGTATTCAGGGTTTCTGTCGTTACGTTAGTTTTCACTGGATTGATTACGTTTGCGGGATTATATTCGGCCGCCGATTGGATTGCTCTAAAGATGGGGAACCATCAGCTTGCATTACCGATTCGCAGCGTCTCCTTTGCTTTATTAATCGTTCCGCCAATGGCGGCGATGAGAGGTTATTTTCAAGGGCATCAAAATATGGCCCCAACCGCCATTTCTCAAATATCAGAACAATTTGTGCGTGTTGCAACGATTATTTTCTTGGCCTATTGGTTTATGAATACAACGGGGAACGAGTATTTGGCCGGGGCGGGAGCCGTTTTTGGGGCCTTTACCGGCGCGTTAACTGGTTTTTTAGTATTGCTTGTATTTTGGCGACATAATAAAAAGGCGCAAGTTATCACTGTTGATGCGGATGCCGCGCGCAGGTTTCCAGAGGAATCGTCTTTAAGCTTAATAAAAAGGATTCTTTACTATGCGATTCCCATCTGTTTTGGGGCGCTAGTGCTTCCTTTGTTACAGTTGTCGGATTCATTTACTGTCGCTAACTTGTTGGTAAAGACAGGCTATCCCGCTGAGGAAGCAAACATACTGAAAGGAATTTTTGATCGAGGTCAACCGTTGGTTTCATTCGGGGCCTTTTTTGCCACCGCTCTCTCGTTATCCTTAGTGCCCGCCATTTCTGAAGCGAATGCGCGTAGGGCTTATGCGACTATTCAAAACCGCGCCGAGCTGGCATTGCGTTTAACGCTGATGATCGGTTTACCAACTTCGATCGGTCTAGCGGTCGTAGCTGAACCTGTTAATATAATGCTTTATCAAAATAATGAAGGGACGTTAGCGTTAATCGTTCTTTCTTTTACGACGATTTTTTCTACGCTTGGGATTACATCGGCAGGGATTTTACAAGGATTGGGTAAAGTCATTTTGCCAGCTCGAAATTTATTAGTTGGTGTTTTGTTTAAGGTTGGATTAAACATGATTTTTATCCCCATACTTGGAATAACAGGTGCTTCTTTGGCGACTGTCATCGCTTATGCGGTTGCGACGGCGCTAAATTTGCGGGCAGTTGTCCGATACACGAACATCAAAATCCGCTTTCAGTCGTTTTTCATTAAGCCGTTATTAGCTGTATTGATGATGGCGATTGTCGTTTTAGCGGTAGAAAGATTAAGTATGAATATATTTGTGGATGTTATTTCATCGTACCGTCTTTATTTTTCAGTCGTCGCTTTCATTTCTGTTTTAACAGGGGCGATTGCATACGGGATTGCCTTGCTTATTTCTGGTTCCATCACGAAAACAGATATGCAATTGATTCCAAAGGTAAATAAAATTGTCCCGCTTTTGAGCAAGCTACATTTACTTCGAGAAAAATAA
- the spoVT gene encoding stage V sporulation protein T → MKATGIVRRIDDLGRVVIPKEIRRTLRIREGDPLEIFVDRDGEVILKKYSPIGELGDFAKEYADSLYESIGHITLISDRDTVIAVSGASKKEFMDKPIGAMVETCMEERKTLIEGAGNYEISRDVNESYSSVVIAPIVAGGDPIGSVILCSKEDAVKMGDLETKMAETAAGFLAKQMEQ, encoded by the coding sequence ATGAAAGCAACTGGAATTGTACGTCGAATAGATGACTTAGGACGAGTGGTTATTCCAAAAGAAATTCGCCGTACATTAAGAATCCGTGAAGGTGACCCTCTTGAGATCTTTGTTGATCGAGATGGGGAGGTAATCTTAAAGAAATACTCACCGATTGGTGAGCTTGGTGATTTTGCCAAGGAATACGCTGATTCGCTTTATGAGAGTATCGGACATATTACGTTGATCTCTGACCGCGATACTGTAATCGCTGTTTCCGGGGCAAGTAAAAAAGAATTTATGGACAAGCCCATTGGGGCCATGGTTGAAACATGTATGGAAGAAAGGAAGACGCTAATCGAAGGGGCCGGTAATTATGAAATAAGCCGTGATGTGAATGAGAGCTATTCATCGGTTGTTATCGCTCCAATCGTAGCTGGCGGCGATCCGATTGGATCCGTTATCCTTTGTAGTAAAGAAGATGCTGTAAAAATGGGTGACTTGGAAACAAAAATGGCGGAAACAGCAGCTGGCTTTTTAGCAAAACAAATGGAACAATAA
- a CDS encoding peptidylprolyl isomerase, whose translation MTLLFSITACSSGKGGTAAGGNEDQQPDNPVPIVDVSLGLEPQAIVAEYEGGSLTAEQFESYLRVQVFINPQYGLAIQQNDPQALTYLIERYVAEETLANRADQSESVDEQVQHQINQLKSEYLTVYNGDEKRLKKQMKDQDVTDQQLEQFYRQYFLASNHLGSKVTDEDMQRKYEATKQEDKDSFVVASVRHILIAVGEPPTGLADGEKPRSDEEARKLAEEITERLRNGEDFAELAKEYTDDPGSKETGGLYEDVYVTEWVPEFKKAAAELPLDTISDPIKAEYGYHILRVEKRTEHTVDQLQGIARARFVGEIIDQKYLEFVNQDLKEILKEENIHLPKQDEK comes from the coding sequence TTGACTTTACTTTTTTCAATTACCGCTTGCAGTTCAGGCAAGGGCGGTACGGCCGCTGGAGGGAATGAAGATCAACAACCTGATAATCCCGTGCCAATCGTTGATGTTAGTTTAGGACTTGAGCCACAAGCTATTGTCGCTGAATATGAGGGCGGTTCATTAACAGCGGAACAATTTGAAAGTTATTTACGCGTACAAGTGTTTATTAACCCTCAATATGGATTAGCCATACAACAGAATGATCCGCAGGCGTTAACGTATCTAATTGAAAGATATGTCGCGGAAGAAACGCTAGCTAATCGAGCGGACCAAAGTGAAAGTGTAGATGAACAAGTTCAACATCAAATCAATCAACTTAAATCAGAGTATTTAACTGTTTACAACGGCGATGAAAAACGATTAAAGAAGCAAATGAAGGATCAAGATGTTACTGACCAACAATTAGAACAATTCTATAGGCAGTATTTTTTAGCATCCAATCATCTTGGTTCCAAAGTGACGGATGAAGACATGCAACGAAAGTATGAGGCTACCAAACAAGAGGATAAGGACAGCTTTGTCGTCGCCTCTGTTCGTCATATCTTAATTGCGGTGGGCGAACCGCCAACAGGACTGGCTGATGGCGAGAAACCGCGTTCAGATGAGGAAGCGAGGAAATTAGCCGAAGAAATAACAGAGCGACTGCGGAATGGAGAAGATTTTGCGGAATTAGCGAAGGAGTATACAGATGATCCTGGAAGTAAGGAGACGGGTGGCTTATATGAAGATGTGTATGTGACCGAATGGGTCCCAGAATTCAAAAAGGCCGCCGCGGAACTCCCGCTTGATACAATTAGCGATCCGATTAAGGCCGAATATGGCTACCATATCCTAAGAGTAGAAAAGCGAACGGAACATACTGTTGATCAATTGCAAGGAATTGCCCGCGCTCGGTTTGTAGGAGAAATTATAGATCAAAAGTATCTTGAATTTGTAAATCAAGATCTCAAGGAAATATTAAAAGAGGAGAATATTCACCTTCCAAAACAAGATGAAAAGTAA